A genome region from Haloarcula ordinaria includes the following:
- a CDS encoding cupin domain-containing protein — protein MSESNEVIAHSDLSKSKLDAEDLELGGEGTRVYHESDVGEMDSLHDGRRKTVLINEGLVPAAGDLLIDVVDYDPGVSCPVHYHDGTDHFFYILEGEGVLEVEGEEIELSQGSVAWIGEGDSHRLFAREGQEGMRVFEYFSNGDHESVFEDEECSWSPDSVDE, from the coding sequence ATGTCAGAGTCAAACGAGGTCATCGCCCACAGTGACCTGTCGAAATCGAAGCTCGACGCCGAGGACCTCGAACTCGGTGGCGAGGGAACGCGCGTCTACCACGAGTCCGACGTCGGCGAGATGGATAGCCTCCACGACGGCCGTCGCAAGACGGTCCTCATCAACGAGGGGCTCGTCCCCGCCGCCGGTGACCTCCTCATCGACGTCGTCGACTACGACCCAGGTGTCTCCTGCCCGGTCCACTATCACGACGGGACCGACCACTTCTTCTACATCCTCGAAGGCGAGGGTGTCCTCGAAGTAGAGGGCGAGGAGATCGAACTGTCGCAGGGCTCGGTCGCCTGGATCGGCGAGGGCGACAGCCATCGCCTGTTCGCGCGCGAGGGGCAGGAGGGCATGCGCGTGTTCGAGTACTTCTCGAACGGCGACCACGAGTCGGTGTTCGAAGACGAGGAGTGCAGCTGGTCGCCCGACAGCGTCGACGAGTAA
- a CDS encoding ABC transporter permease, producing the protein MSTSRSYGLERLTRPLVENRLVVFIESMVAILLLWSILANVFGLSETVSSPSLVAASLVELYETGLWWTHLSATLPRVMYGFALTLVVGTVVGVATGMNRFWEKALQDYVTVGLALPSLFVVIFAAMWFGVSDLTPTVAAAAISFPYLAQEVYEGVKNIDNDLLQMASSFEVSRQRSIRRIIVQSVLPQWFGGARYSFSLTWKITTLAELVAAESGIGFMIGFAMDRLSLTDVFAWTIMFTILMLILEYGVLRQIERRVFEWRQDATLGWE; encoded by the coding sequence ATGAGTACGTCTCGATCGTACGGGTTGGAGCGGCTGACACGGCCGCTGGTGGAGAACCGGCTGGTCGTATTTATCGAGTCGATGGTCGCCATCCTCCTCCTGTGGAGCATCCTGGCCAACGTCTTCGGACTCTCAGAAACCGTCTCGTCGCCGTCGCTGGTCGCAGCCTCACTCGTCGAACTCTACGAGACGGGGCTGTGGTGGACGCACCTCTCGGCGACACTTCCAAGGGTGATGTACGGATTCGCGCTGACCCTCGTCGTGGGAACTGTCGTCGGTGTCGCGACGGGAATGAATCGGTTCTGGGAGAAGGCGTTGCAAGATTACGTGACCGTCGGTCTCGCGCTCCCGTCCCTGTTCGTTGTCATCTTCGCTGCGATGTGGTTCGGAGTGAGTGATCTTACGCCGACAGTCGCCGCGGCCGCTATCTCGTTCCCGTACCTGGCCCAAGAGGTATACGAGGGCGTGAAGAACATCGACAACGACCTCCTGCAGATGGCTTCGTCGTTCGAAGTCTCCCGACAGCGGTCAATCCGACGGATAATCGTTCAGTCGGTACTCCCGCAGTGGTTCGGTGGCGCTCGGTACTCCTTCTCGTTGACCTGGAAGATCACGACGCTGGCTGAACTGGTCGCCGCCGAGTCGGGTATCGGCTTCATGATCGGGTTCGCGATGGACCGGTTGTCGTTGACGGACGTCTTCGCGTGGACGATCATGTTCACCATTCTGATGCTAATCCTCGAGTACGGCGTCTTACGGCAGATAGAGCGACGGGTATTCGAATGGCGGCAGGACGCGACACTCGGGTGGGAGTAA
- a CDS encoding amidohydrolase family protein, whose protein sequence is MTRTLLTDGTILTMDPDHGVLEDADLLIEDGTIAAVGHDLDRSGAEVIDASDRLVLPGLVNSHAHLFQTGVRGVAGDWTLGDYFAKMLGTYREYYEPEDVYLGNLFGALEQLNAGVTSVLDWCHVINTPDHADRAVDALIDSGIRGVYCYGTPGINGDEWFGNSTLTHPEDAQRMHEERMPANDGRVTMGLAIRGPDQSTYEVTTHDIELARELGVPVSMHIGVAAYEGPSDHDVPKMADDGLLGPDVNFVHANHLSEDMYDILAEEGVSLSTTPEVEMQMGHGLPATGKMFEAGGRLVLGSDVVSDIGSDMFTPMRFALQTQRGLDNAEAIDRGEPLESLPMDCRDVLEAATIEGARALRLHEEVGSLTPGKRADVITIRTDDVNTAPVHDPFATVVLHAEPANVDNVFVDGELLKADGELTTSLFAERLDDLVASGERLVSAAESDD, encoded by the coding sequence ATGACACGAACACTACTCACTGACGGAACGATACTCACGATGGACCCCGACCACGGGGTCCTGGAGGACGCAGACCTCCTGATCGAAGACGGAACAATTGCCGCTGTTGGGCACGACCTTGACCGGTCTGGTGCCGAGGTAATCGATGCCAGCGACCGGCTCGTGCTGCCGGGCCTCGTCAACTCACATGCGCATCTCTTTCAGACCGGCGTCCGTGGGGTTGCCGGCGACTGGACGCTCGGTGACTACTTCGCGAAGATGCTGGGGACGTACCGAGAGTACTACGAGCCCGAAGACGTCTACCTCGGAAACCTGTTCGGGGCCCTCGAACAGCTGAATGCCGGCGTCACGTCGGTCTTGGACTGGTGCCACGTTATCAACACACCCGACCACGCAGACCGAGCCGTCGACGCGCTTATCGACTCTGGGATTCGTGGCGTATACTGCTACGGGACCCCCGGAATAAACGGGGACGAGTGGTTCGGGAACAGTACACTGACCCATCCCGAGGACGCCCAGCGGATGCACGAAGAGCGGATGCCGGCGAACGACGGCCGCGTCACCATGGGACTGGCAATCCGCGGTCCCGACCAGTCGACGTACGAGGTGACGACCCACGACATCGAGCTCGCCCGTGAACTTGGAGTCCCGGTATCGATGCACATCGGGGTCGCAGCATACGAGGGACCATCTGACCACGACGTTCCAAAGATGGCCGACGATGGACTCCTCGGTCCAGACGTCAACTTCGTCCACGCGAACCATCTCTCCGAGGATATGTACGACATCCTCGCGGAGGAAGGCGTCTCTCTCTCGACGACGCCGGAAGTGGAGATGCAGATGGGGCACGGCCTGCCCGCGACTGGAAAGATGTTCGAGGCGGGTGGTCGTCTCGTCCTCGGTTCGGACGTCGTCTCAGACATCGGGAGCGACATGTTCACGCCGATGCGGTTCGCGCTCCAGACGCAACGCGGCCTCGACAACGCCGAAGCTATCGACCGTGGGGAACCGCTCGAGTCACTCCCGATGGACTGCCGAGATGTCCTTGAGGCGGCCACTATCGAAGGGGCACGCGCCCTCCGCCTCCACGAAGAGGTCGGGTCCCTCACGCCGGGCAAGCGAGCTGACGTCATCACAATCCGGACCGACGATGTCAACACAGCACCTGTTCACGACCCCTTCGCGACAGTGGTCCTCCACGCCGAACCAGCGAACGTCGATAACGTTTTCGTCGACGGCGAGCTGCTCAAGGCCGACGGTGAGCTTACCACATCACTGTTTGCAGAGCGCCTCGACGACCTCGTCGCGTCAGGCGAACGACTCGTCAGCGCGGCGGAATCCGACGACTAA
- a CDS encoding ABC transporter permease, with protein MATERGRRIIDDVPAIGWLVDQGWAARLFGILIGLGAWIWLASVFPNRLMPFPLETLSLAWDITVSGAAFTHIGWTLWLTLLSFVGTMIVGGAIGVAMGVNHYSKRFGTPYIIAGLSVPAVALAAAATLIFGFGSTAPVVATVIAVFPFVAINVWKGVESLESDYIEMSKAFDVSVFRILRRVVIPNAAPSLFTAMRFGLALSWKVVTVVEIFAGSKGVGYKIMQTYQLYRFEEAWAWAVLFLIVILIIEYGFFKPLERKVFEYRQDADFQLLA; from the coding sequence ATGGCAACTGAACGGGGCCGACGAATCATCGACGACGTCCCGGCTATCGGCTGGCTGGTAGACCAAGGCTGGGCTGCCCGCCTGTTCGGGATACTCATCGGGCTGGGTGCCTGGATATGGCTCGCGTCGGTCTTCCCGAACCGCCTGATGCCGTTCCCGCTAGAGACACTCTCGCTCGCGTGGGACATCACGGTTTCCGGGGCCGCGTTCACACATATCGGCTGGACTCTCTGGCTGACGCTGTTGAGCTTCGTCGGGACAATGATCGTCGGCGGGGCCATCGGCGTCGCAATGGGAGTGAACCACTATAGCAAACGGTTCGGCACCCCCTACATCATCGCCGGGCTATCGGTTCCGGCGGTTGCACTGGCGGCCGCGGCGACGCTCATCTTCGGCTTCGGGTCGACCGCACCCGTCGTCGCGACGGTAATCGCGGTGTTCCCGTTCGTCGCTATCAACGTCTGGAAAGGCGTCGAGAGCCTCGAATCCGACTACATCGAGATGAGTAAGGCGTTCGACGTCAGTGTGTTCCGAATCCTCCGACGAGTCGTTATCCCGAACGCGGCTCCGTCGCTCTTCACTGCGATGCGGTTCGGGCTCGCCCTCTCGTGGAAAGTCGTCACCGTTGTCGAGATCTTCGCCGGCAGCAAGGGAGTCGGCTACAAGATTATGCAGACCTACCAGCTCTACCGGTTCGAGGAAGCGTGGGCCTGGGCGGTGCTGTTCCTGATAGTCATCCTCATCATCGAATACGGCTTCTTCAAACCGCTCGAACGCAAGGTCTTCGAGTACCGCCAAGACGCAGACTTCCAGCTCTTGGCCTGA
- a CDS encoding ABC transporter ATP-binding protein encodes MSSGSQVGSQEVPDTSEEEKPLLARVENLQLHFDTDRGTVKALDGVSFDIYEGETVALVGETGCGKSVTARSFTKLVPTPPGRYVNGQVLLRSEQTCSSCGGSGCSDCYETGNAFQDLLSMNTEEMHHIRSDRIAMVFQDPAEGLNPSLRIKTQIAESVLVNHGKEILVEAGLPPEETGRLMNRIFKAYASPSLARFERIIASIPPLRKYRDRIDELVHERIVDILEQTQIPNPEDVLKNYPHELSGGQQQRIMIAMALVAEPDLLIADEPTTALDVTIQTRILSLMEDLQETFNTSFLYITHDLSLVEDIADRVVVMYAGEVAETGPVESMYEDPLHPYTWGLIESIPTKEKVGKDLTGIEGSIPDLTNPPEGCRFCTRCPEVLDHCADVEPELVEETPGHKVACHLYPPDGENLEGARRGTLERPNGGESDE; translated from the coding sequence ATGAGCTCCGGATCACAGGTCGGGTCACAAGAGGTGCCCGACACAAGCGAAGAGGAGAAGCCGCTGTTGGCGCGGGTGGAGAACCTCCAACTCCACTTCGACACTGACAGGGGAACCGTGAAAGCACTCGACGGTGTCTCGTTCGACATCTACGAGGGAGAGACGGTCGCGCTGGTCGGCGAGACGGGGTGTGGCAAGTCGGTGACAGCCCGCTCGTTCACGAAACTGGTGCCGACGCCGCCCGGCCGGTACGTCAACGGCCAGGTACTGCTCCGGTCCGAGCAGACGTGTTCGTCGTGTGGCGGAAGTGGCTGCTCCGACTGCTACGAGACGGGGAACGCCTTCCAGGACCTGCTCTCGATGAACACCGAAGAGATGCACCACATCCGGAGCGACCGGATCGCGATGGTGTTCCAGGACCCGGCGGAGGGGCTGAACCCGTCGCTTCGGATCAAGACCCAGATCGCCGAGAGCGTCCTCGTCAACCACGGCAAGGAGATTCTGGTGGAGGCGGGCCTCCCACCGGAGGAGACCGGCCGGCTGATGAACCGCATCTTCAAAGCCTACGCCTCGCCGTCACTCGCACGCTTCGAGCGGATTATCGCCTCGATTCCCCCGCTGCGGAAGTACCGCGACCGGATCGACGAGCTGGTCCACGAACGGATCGTCGACATCCTCGAACAGACCCAGATTCCGAATCCCGAGGACGTCCTCAAGAACTACCCGCACGAGCTGTCCGGCGGCCAGCAACAGCGCATCATGATCGCGATGGCGCTCGTCGCCGAACCCGACCTGCTGATAGCCGACGAGCCGACGACGGCGCTCGACGTGACCATCCAGACCCGCATCCTGAGCCTGATGGAGGACCTCCAGGAGACGTTCAACACGAGTTTCCTCTACATCACCCACGACCTCTCGCTCGTCGAGGACATCGCCGACCGGGTCGTCGTGATGTACGCCGGCGAAGTCGCGGAAACCGGGCCCGTCGAGTCGATGTACGAAGACCCACTCCACCCGTACACGTGGGGACTCATCGAATCCATCCCGACCAAGGAGAAGGTCGGCAAGGACCTCACGGGGATCGAAGGGTCCATCCCGGACCTGACGAACCCGCCGGAGGGATGTCGGTTCTGTACCCGCTGTCCCGAGGTGCTCGACCACTGCGCCGACGTCGAACCGGAGCTGGTCGAGGAGACGCCCGGCCACAAGGTCGCCTGCCACCTCTATCCACCGGACGGCGAGAACCTCGAGGGCGCCCGAAGGGGGACCCTAGAGCGGCCCAACGGAGGTGAGTCCGATGAGTAA
- a CDS encoding cupin domain-containing protein translates to MPKVSLDDVTVDDAPSRTIQEVASGKVMDTDETTVRIVESYPYSETGPRHPHKHEHMEEVIHVLSGSGRAYDDGEIFDVEAGDTILFESGHYHMIANNTDEILRLVCVFPRADITQDFVYDDENTFPEDEL, encoded by the coding sequence ATGCCGAAAGTCTCCCTCGATGACGTCACGGTCGACGACGCCCCATCACGGACCATCCAGGAAGTGGCGTCCGGGAAGGTGATGGACACCGACGAGACGACAGTCCGCATCGTCGAGAGTTATCCGTACAGCGAGACCGGCCCGCGCCACCCCCACAAACACGAGCACATGGAGGAGGTCATCCACGTCCTCTCGGGGAGCGGTCGCGCCTACGACGACGGGGAGATCTTCGACGTCGAGGCGGGCGATACGATTCTCTTCGAGTCCGGCCACTACCACATGATCGCAAACAACACCGACGAGATTCTGCGACTCGTCTGCGTATTCCCGCGAGCCGATATCACGCAGGACTTCGTCTACGACGACGAGAACACGTTCCCCGAAGACGAGCTGTAG
- a CDS encoding Gfo/Idh/MocA family protein has translation MTDTVSVAAVGLGRWANVLAEQYTKLDNIDLVTCFTRTAETREEFAEEWGCDAEESLDAVLDRDDIDALVITVPNDFHADVIEQAADAGKHCFVEKPISINVADAKRIEDAVDRNDITFLCGHSCRRVGGIRKMKELIDEEDVGQVSHIEAEWANERGLEIGPDNWRGDPEKAPGGPLIQLGVHQIDNLQYLLGPVKQVFTFGKPMYTEVENMTMTQTVLEFEDGKQAYLGANWTSPGVFFINVYGTEGVMFYDMDFSNWSNSEDTDKNSTLVKREFEEWTDDPDNRQLRDVDIEMPINNHLRDEFDEFARAITEDDVEPEIGARAAMRNVAVVKAAQTSARENRPVTVEEIIENA, from the coding sequence ATGACAGACACAGTATCCGTCGCAGCGGTCGGACTTGGCCGCTGGGCGAACGTGCTAGCAGAGCAGTACACGAAACTTGACAATATCGACCTCGTTACGTGCTTCACGCGGACGGCAGAGACGCGCGAGGAGTTCGCCGAGGAGTGGGGGTGCGACGCTGAGGAGTCGCTCGACGCGGTGCTCGACCGCGACGACATCGACGCGCTCGTCATCACGGTCCCGAACGACTTCCACGCGGACGTCATCGAACAGGCCGCCGACGCCGGCAAGCACTGTTTCGTCGAGAAGCCGATCTCGATCAACGTCGCCGACGCCAAGCGGATCGAGGACGCCGTCGACCGGAACGACATCACCTTCCTCTGTGGACACAGCTGCCGTCGGGTCGGCGGCATCCGGAAGATGAAAGAGCTCATCGACGAGGAGGACGTGGGCCAGGTCTCGCACATCGAGGCCGAATGGGCGAACGAACGCGGCCTGGAGATCGGCCCGGACAACTGGCGCGGCGACCCCGAGAAGGCGCCCGGTGGCCCGCTCATCCAGCTCGGCGTCCACCAGATCGACAACCTCCAGTACCTGCTGGGCCCGGTCAAGCAGGTCTTCACCTTCGGCAAGCCGATGTACACCGAGGTCGAGAACATGACGATGACCCAGACGGTGCTGGAGTTCGAGGACGGCAAACAGGCGTACCTCGGCGCGAACTGGACCTCCCCTGGCGTCTTCTTCATCAACGTCTACGGCACCGAGGGCGTGATGTTCTACGACATGGACTTCAGCAACTGGTCGAACTCCGAGGACACCGACAAGAACTCCACGCTGGTCAAACGGGAGTTCGAGGAGTGGACCGACGACCCGGACAACCGGCAGCTCCGTGACGTCGACATCGAGATGCCCATCAACAACCACCTCCGCGACGAGTTCGACGAGTTCGCGCGTGCTATCACCGAAGACGACGTCGAACCGGAGATCGGAGCGCGCGCGGCGATGCGGAACGTGGCCGTCGTCAAGGCAGCCCAGACGTCTGCCCGCGAGAACCGCCCCGTGACCGTCGAGGAAATCATCGAGAACGCCTGA
- a CDS encoding OsmC family protein, with amino-acid sequence MSDRQSQQYPWDGPEDDVIAEEGDELSEGPRATMLASNDRTNFVRTQNREYNHTMFTDEPPDLGHSFKKGGRGEAPSAFDYLIAAGMGCQVNTLEQMLHKARIEDYEIEAECTGFTVLRDNVKRIQKLELAITLRVPEAKESQGSRCLDVYEQGCVVGETLKRGMDFQVEKELELDDSVA; translated from the coding sequence ATGTCCGATAGACAGAGCCAGCAGTACCCGTGGGATGGGCCGGAGGACGACGTAATCGCGGAGGAGGGCGACGAACTGTCCGAGGGACCGCGAGCGACGATGCTGGCATCGAACGACCGGACGAACTTCGTCCGGACGCAGAATCGCGAATACAACCACACGATGTTCACGGACGAGCCGCCGGACCTCGGGCACTCGTTCAAGAAAGGCGGCCGCGGCGAGGCCCCGAGCGCGTTCGACTACCTCATCGCCGCCGGCATGGGATGCCAGGTGAACACGCTCGAACAGATGCTCCACAAGGCCCGCATCGAGGACTACGAGATCGAGGCCGAGTGTACGGGCTTCACCGTCCTCCGGGACAACGTCAAGCGCATCCAGAAACTCGAACTCGCGATAACGCTCCGGGTCCCCGAGGCCAAGGAGTCCCAGGGGAGCCGCTGCCTCGACGTGTACGAACAGGGGTGTGTGGTCGGTGAGACGCTCAAGCGCGGGATGGACTTCCAGGTCGAGAAGGAACTCGAGCTCGACGACTCGGTCGCCTGA
- a CDS encoding ABC transporter substrate-binding protein, with the protein MSDGDNNHRGESNNTGDSNRKLRRRSVLGAMGTAGATFLAGCGGDGGSGGDGGSGDGGSGGDGGSGGDGGSGGDGGDGGDGGDGGDGGSGGNTMVFADPERPPTLDPHAIDPTNTNASYAYPEQGYETLVYYDVGSEPVALGPALATEVPSSENGLITNGGQTIEFPLREGVMFHDGEEMTAEDVMFSWERSMTMGLAPGASSLSGTIDSMEVVDDYTFRVTLNRPTTPIFLSSVVTNPAAAIMSQAAVEANGGVSEGQPNEWVAQNSAGSGPYVLGESTPNSIAWNEHTEYWGESGVPSVRQEFVGDTSSRVSQLSRGDVDYIYISVGDQTEVEGLDNVEILSGTQINPGGINFNANIPYGRDDVQQIAGDDTIPDDFFADTNVRKAFAHAIPWDVHIENVLGGYGGRTNGPHVPGTFGFDPEAPQFNYDEAMVEELFREAGYWEEGFTVTLHNENISEFERLNLLIKDTLEGLNNRININTISEPESRAVERHSADPPGWPAEVHGLLPIGTDPTPYYKFFAHPEGDMGSRTGIPEAISSRIPELIDMTETETDQDARIEQFSELQTLWYEEAPNAFGYAPQEVFPHRSCLETTWVNAWTRPHFKHWDNSNC; encoded by the coding sequence ATGTCAGACGGTGACAACAACCATCGCGGCGAATCGAACAACACAGGCGACTCCAACCGCAAATTACGCCGACGGTCGGTGCTCGGTGCAATGGGTACCGCTGGCGCAACGTTCCTCGCTGGCTGTGGCGGGGACGGCGGCTCCGGTGGAGACGGCGGCTCCGGGGACGGCGGTTCCGGCGGGGACGGCGGTTCCGGCGGGGACGGCGGTTCCGGTGGCGACGGCGGGGACGGCGGCGACGGTGGCGACGGCGGTGATGGCGGCTCCGGCGGCAACACGATGGTGTTCGCGGACCCCGAACGCCCACCGACGCTGGACCCGCACGCCATCGACCCGACAAACACCAACGCGTCGTACGCATATCCCGAGCAGGGGTACGAGACGCTCGTCTACTACGACGTCGGGAGTGAACCCGTCGCACTCGGCCCAGCGCTCGCCACAGAGGTCCCCTCGAGCGAGAACGGGCTAATCACCAACGGCGGTCAGACCATCGAGTTCCCGCTGCGCGAGGGCGTGATGTTCCACGACGGCGAGGAGATGACCGCCGAGGACGTCATGTTCTCGTGGGAACGGTCGATGACGATGGGGCTGGCACCGGGTGCAAGCTCCCTCAGCGGCACCATCGATTCGATGGAGGTCGTCGACGACTACACCTTCCGGGTGACGCTCAACCGGCCGACGACGCCGATCTTCCTGAGCAGTGTCGTCACGAACCCGGCAGCGGCCATCATGAGCCAGGCGGCCGTCGAGGCCAACGGCGGCGTCTCCGAGGGCCAGCCCAACGAGTGGGTCGCCCAGAACAGCGCCGGGAGCGGGCCGTACGTGCTCGGCGAGAGCACGCCGAACTCGATCGCGTGGAACGAGCACACCGAGTACTGGGGCGAGTCCGGCGTCCCCAGCGTCCGACAGGAGTTCGTCGGCGACACCTCCTCACGCGTCTCCCAGCTCTCGCGTGGTGACGTCGACTACATCTACATCAGCGTTGGTGACCAGACCGAAGTCGAGGGGCTCGACAACGTCGAGATTCTGAGCGGGACCCAGATCAACCCCGGCGGAATCAACTTCAACGCCAACATCCCGTACGGCCGTGACGACGTCCAGCAGATCGCCGGCGACGACACGATTCCGGATGACTTCTTCGCGGACACCAACGTCCGGAAAGCCTTCGCCCACGCCATCCCGTGGGACGTCCACATCGAGAACGTCCTCGGCGGGTACGGTGGCCGGACGAACGGTCCCCACGTTCCGGGGACGTTCGGCTTCGACCCCGAAGCACCGCAGTTCAACTACGACGAAGCGATGGTCGAGGAGCTCTTCCGCGAGGCCGGCTACTGGGAGGAAGGGTTCACCGTCACGCTCCACAACGAGAACATCTCGGAGTTCGAGCGCCTCAACCTCCTCATCAAGGACACCCTCGAGGGCCTGAACAACCGCATCAACATCAACACCATCAGCGAGCCCGAGAGCCGGGCCGTCGAGCGCCACTCCGCGGACCCGCCGGGCTGGCCAGCTGAGGTCCACGGCCTGCTGCCCATCGGGACCGACCCGACGCCGTACTACAAGTTCTTCGCCCACCCCGAAGGCGACATGGGGTCGCGGACGGGCATCCCCGAGGCTATCAGCTCGCGGATCCCCGAGCTCATCGACATGACGGAGACCGAGACCGACCAGGACGCTCGTATCGAGCAGTTCTCCGAGCTCCAGACGCTCTGGTACGAGGAGGCCCCGAACGCCTTCGGCTACGCGCCACAGGAAGTCTTCCCGCACCGGTCCTGCCTCGAGACGACCTGGGTCAACGCGTGGACCCGTCCGCACTTCAAGCACTGGGACAACTCTAACTGCTAA
- a CDS encoding ABC transporter ATP-binding protein, producing MSSSKSQIDRLDVETGDAGWIHIEELGKVFETRAGRERVFENVNVDIEPGSFVTLLGRSGSGKSTMLNIISNVLEPTEGQVRFEKQDGSGEATLGHVFQSPRLLPWNTCVQNIELVHENNPDYSRELAERYLDLVGLSDHYDKYPTQLSGGQNQRVGIARALSIDPEILLMDEPFSALDEITAEELRDLLLDIWKQLNKTVFFVTHDITEAIQLSDRMLMLGGGELYGDLEVPLERPREVDSDEFLRFRQKAIDHFYSVENDGN from the coding sequence ATGTCATCCTCAAAATCACAAATCGACAGACTGGACGTAGAGACAGGAGATGCCGGCTGGATACACATCGAGGAACTCGGCAAAGTGTTCGAGACCCGCGCGGGTCGCGAGCGCGTCTTCGAGAACGTCAACGTCGACATCGAACCGGGGAGCTTCGTGACCCTCCTCGGTCGCTCCGGCTCGGGGAAGTCCACGATGCTCAACATCATCAGCAACGTCCTCGAACCGACCGAAGGCCAGGTCCGCTTCGAGAAACAGGACGGGTCCGGCGAAGCCACCCTGGGACACGTGTTCCAGTCGCCGCGGCTGCTGCCGTGGAACACGTGCGTCCAGAATATCGAGCTCGTTCACGAGAACAACCCGGACTACAGTCGCGAACTCGCTGAGCGCTACCTTGACCTCGTCGGGCTGTCTGACCACTACGACAAGTACCCGACACAGCTGTCTGGTGGACAGAACCAGCGTGTCGGTATTGCTCGGGCGCTGTCGATCGACCCCGAGATTTTGCTGATGGACGAGCCGTTTAGCGCCCTCGACGAGATTACGGCCGAGGAACTCAGAGACCTGCTCCTCGACATCTGGAAGCAGCTCAATAAGACGGTGTTCTTCGTCACCCACGACATCACGGAGGCGATTCAGCTCTCCGACCGGATGTTGATGCTCGGTGGCGGCGAACTGTACGGTGACCTGGAGGTACCGCTCGAGCGACCACGGGAGGTCGACTCCGACGAGTTCCTTCGGTTCCGACAAAAGGCGATCGACCACTTCTACTCGGTGGAGAACGATGGCAACTGA
- a CDS encoding OsmC family protein: protein MSDTADEDVPDELIGHDHAIQLSLEHGDRPVDGRVRDHTFKVDDSETLPYGGHDLAPSAVDYMVIGLAGCQLAVLSQALRKARIEDFEIEIAAIPDAWWREEIPEDLPENQVKRIEHIEVSVDVTVPEEYESRAQRCLDVYDEGCIVGQSFRAGVEYTPNTSLSLKED from the coding sequence ATGAGCGACACAGCGGACGAAGACGTCCCGGACGAACTCATCGGTCACGACCACGCGATTCAACTCAGCCTCGAACACGGCGACCGTCCCGTGGACGGGCGGGTTCGCGACCACACGTTCAAGGTCGACGACTCGGAGACACTGCCGTACGGCGGGCACGACCTGGCGCCGTCAGCAGTCGACTACATGGTTATCGGGCTCGCCGGGTGCCAGCTCGCGGTCCTCTCGCAGGCGCTCCGGAAGGCCCGAATCGAGGACTTCGAGATAGAGATCGCCGCCATCCCGGACGCGTGGTGGCGCGAGGAGATTCCCGAAGACCTGCCGGAGAACCAGGTCAAGCGCATCGAGCACATCGAGGTGTCCGTCGACGTGACGGTCCCCGAAGAGTACGAGTCGCGCGCACAGCGGTGCCTCGACGTGTACGACGAGGGCTGTATCGTCGGGCAGAGCTTCAGGGCCGGTGTCGAGTACACACCCAACACGTCGCTGAGCCTGAAAGAGGACTAG